In Novipirellula galeiformis, one DNA window encodes the following:
- a CDS encoding O-antigen ligase family protein, which translates to MSGDGGVGLRFEPQKDHRQSESRGWTSEDSAARLFSDLVGSLFTAGAKPEIGFLFVLLLPSLAAISSFKNIYIGGVNYLAFVTLLTPLLLVFVMVVKAGLDPSRLRAWPGHRVWLAWLGMIWGSLLWGEVRDGEAFKHAYEMSTPYVFGLAGAMFVRTHRQLTLFFYAILFALIPSLGCVAAWKLGLVEVETFPSGPALDPRPHSMSLLPIAALALAFFPSRIVITVIAWTICLLVSGIEGSRGVTLCILVLPMFHPLFRGLLWKLVAAVGVMLMGLVVFHLPAMQKRLFPEAGSGTISDLFASGQHSMGRLEAWPLVIEKGMDTPLLGHGISSVFHYVPTIWDRMRSVHNEFIGTFYELGLLGLAVYIGAMVYQMVLLRKRMRDAFPANKIALTTVYLALIAFNIMACTDNPMSSNVRFLNPLFLLMGASFCAGRYRGGATSEFDGDRLGGTVEHSVDKTVSRGEKN; encoded by the coding sequence ATGAGTGGCGATGGGGGCGTGGGCCTCCGTTTCGAACCGCAGAAAGACCATCGGCAAAGCGAGTCGAGGGGATGGACGAGCGAGGATTCCGCCGCGCGATTGTTCTCGGATCTCGTGGGGTCTCTGTTTACCGCAGGAGCCAAACCCGAGATTGGCTTTTTGTTTGTGTTGTTGCTGCCCAGTTTGGCTGCGATTTCGAGTTTTAAGAATATTTATATTGGGGGCGTTAATTACCTCGCATTTGTCACGTTGTTAACACCGTTGTTATTGGTGTTTGTGATGGTGGTCAAAGCGGGATTGGATCCCTCACGTTTGCGCGCGTGGCCGGGGCATCGTGTTTGGCTGGCGTGGTTAGGGATGATTTGGGGTTCACTCCTGTGGGGCGAAGTCCGAGATGGTGAAGCATTTAAGCACGCTTACGAAATGTCGACGCCCTATGTGTTTGGACTTGCCGGCGCGATGTTCGTCCGTACCCATCGGCAACTTACGCTTTTTTTCTATGCCATTCTGTTTGCTTTGATTCCTTCCTTGGGATGTGTTGCGGCATGGAAACTAGGGTTGGTCGAAGTTGAAACCTTTCCCTCGGGACCGGCGCTTGATCCACGTCCCCATTCGATGAGTTTGCTGCCGATAGCGGCGTTGGCATTGGCGTTCTTTCCCTCACGGATCGTCATTACCGTGATCGCTTGGACGATCTGCTTGCTGGTTTCGGGAATTGAGGGCAGTCGCGGCGTCACGTTGTGCATTCTCGTGCTCCCGATGTTTCATCCGTTGTTTCGTGGCCTGCTTTGGAAGTTGGTCGCGGCGGTCGGGGTGATGTTGATGGGGTTGGTCGTCTTTCATCTCCCTGCGATGCAGAAGCGTCTTTTTCCTGAAGCGGGCTCCGGTACGATCTCGGATCTGTTTGCATCGGGCCAACATAGTATGGGGCGATTGGAGGCCTGGCCGTTGGTGATTGAAAAGGGCATGGACACGCCTCTACTGGGACATGGAATCTCAAGTGTCTTTCATTATGTGCCGACCATTTGGGATCGCATGCGCAGCGTCCACAACGAATTCATTGGTACGTTCTACGAATTGGGGTTGCTCGGATTGGCGGTCTACATTGGGGCAATGGTTTACCAAATGGTACTCTTGCGGAAACGGATGCGAGATGCGTTTCCAGCGAATAAGATCGCACTGACGACGGTTTATCTCGCTCTGATCGCGTTCAATATCATGGCGTGCACCGACAATCCCATGTCCAGCAATGTTCGTTTTTTGAATCCGTTGTTCCTGTTGATGGGGGCTAGCTTTTGTGCCGGCCGGTATCGAGG
- a CDS encoding lipopolysaccharide biosynthesis protein, producing MTQHLAEPAACAETVRVSRTRRNAIMVATRRVASNRGGLALLDQGIVSGTNFVTSLIVGRYLGKENLGILFITLSMYTVLQCITDQLVHTPYLVRAPHFNGQRSKGYTGSVLAHAALLTLLAIGLIAVTAVGMGLTDSANGPLASSMLLLTILLPGMMLREFIHSLLHNQLRQAEAVLLDGAVAAVQLVALLLWWWNESLTVGHTLIAIGGASALVGAFWLPRLIRNVKVTLNLIASDFRHNWKIGRWTLGSYLVGSSAPTVLPWLLAITHGTQATGLLAACLTLIGLAQTFLRGLGKYMAPQMSVSYAQGGSVALRKTVQTFLVYALSVVTLMALVLGIGGQWLVQLVYGSEYDDVSRVMQCLALGCWVQTIDIVVGNGLLAVALSNRNFWADCVRCAVTAGLAFLVIPRLGPLGVAIALVVGMVAGLAIRIPCLLTALAQLPERSSPELQALLGSSEISSVEQDVEQDVTGVGEISPVVS from the coding sequence ATGACTCAACATTTGGCTGAGCCGGCGGCCTGTGCGGAGACCGTGCGAGTATCCAGGACGCGCAGAAACGCGATCATGGTGGCAACACGTCGCGTGGCTTCCAACCGTGGTGGTTTAGCGCTGTTGGATCAAGGGATCGTCAGTGGCACCAACTTTGTTACCTCGTTGATCGTCGGACGCTATCTCGGTAAAGAGAATCTGGGCATCCTGTTCATCACGCTCAGCATGTATACGGTGCTTCAATGCATTACGGATCAATTGGTCCACACTCCCTATCTCGTTCGGGCACCGCACTTTAACGGCCAGCGGAGCAAGGGGTACACGGGCAGCGTTTTGGCTCATGCAGCGTTATTGACCTTGCTGGCGATCGGGCTTATCGCCGTCACTGCGGTCGGGATGGGGCTCACCGACTCGGCCAACGGTCCTCTGGCCAGCAGCATGTTGTTGTTAACGATCTTGTTACCGGGGATGATGCTTCGCGAATTCATTCATAGCTTGCTGCACAACCAATTGCGGCAAGCCGAAGCGGTGCTGCTTGACGGTGCCGTTGCGGCAGTCCAACTCGTCGCACTGTTGTTGTGGTGGTGGAACGAATCATTGACGGTCGGGCATACGTTAATCGCGATCGGGGGTGCGTCGGCATTGGTGGGTGCATTTTGGCTTCCGCGGTTGATCCGAAATGTGAAGGTGACTTTGAATTTGATCGCCAGCGATTTTCGCCATAATTGGAAGATTGGGCGTTGGACGTTGGGCTCTTATTTGGTCGGCAGTAGTGCACCGACGGTGTTACCGTGGTTGTTGGCGATCACGCATGGGACGCAAGCGACCGGGTTGCTGGCGGCTTGTTTAACGCTGATCGGTCTTGCCCAAACCTTTTTGCGTGGGCTGGGGAAATACATGGCTCCGCAAATGTCGGTTTCGTACGCCCAGGGAGGGTCGGTGGCGCTTCGCAAAACGGTGCAGACGTTTCTGGTTTATGCGTTGTCGGTCGTCACCTTGATGGCGTTGGTATTAGGGATCGGTGGCCAATGGCTGGTGCAATTGGTTTATGGTTCGGAGTATGACGATGTCAGCCGGGTCATGCAGTGTTTAGCGTTGGGATGTTGGGTGCAGACGATTGATATTGTTGTGGGCAACGGGTTACTCGCAGTTGCGCTTTCGAATCGAAACTTCTGGGCCGATTGTGTGCGCTGTGCCGTGACGGCGGGATTGGCATTCTTGGTCATTCCGCGGCTGGGACCGTTGGGGGTGGCGATTGCATTGGTGGTGGGAATGGTCGCGGGGTTGGCGATTCGAATCCCTTGTCTTTTAACGGCGCTGGCGCAATTGCCGGAGAGAAGTTCGCCGGAGTTACAAGCGTTATTGGGCTCCAGCGAAATCTCCAGCGTAGAGCAAGACGTAGAGCAAGACGTGACGGGAGTAGGCGAAATTTCGCCTGTGGTATCATGA
- a CDS encoding polysaccharide deacetylase family protein: MHDTVENAGSESSRLTLPRFTKLISKRQARWDRWRHNGVSWMTVPLRSFGRTAARGSFGVLMYHRVCPLPRHRFPPTYNVPPHQFGKQLDWLLKHGYKAWPLDRLVAAKSAGETVDEKVFAVTFDDGYLNNLTYALPILEELRVPATLFLATAYLDSEVPFPFDNWIDQPDASVPEEIWKPMTLQQCRQFQDSSLIELGCHTHTHADFRNNVEDLDQEIRQCNAILRREFGVESPPYAYPFGVSKIGFATKQMGEIARAAGCSSAFRIDNDVVTKDDDLYFMPRFDVACGDTGASIAGKLDGWSKRIRSVWRRVQSVRGKS; this comes from the coding sequence ATGCATGATACAGTGGAGAATGCGGGTTCCGAGTCGTCTCGTTTGACGTTGCCCCGCTTCACGAAGTTGATTTCGAAACGCCAAGCTCGCTGGGACCGTTGGAGACACAATGGGGTGAGTTGGATGACGGTCCCGCTCCGTTCGTTTGGACGCACGGCAGCTCGGGGGTCGTTCGGGGTTTTGATGTACCATCGTGTTTGTCCGTTGCCCCGACATCGCTTTCCGCCGACTTACAACGTTCCTCCCCATCAATTTGGCAAACAACTCGATTGGTTGCTCAAGCACGGTTACAAAGCATGGCCGTTGGATCGACTTGTTGCTGCAAAGTCGGCGGGAGAAACGGTGGATGAGAAGGTCTTTGCGGTCACGTTCGATGATGGCTATCTCAATAATTTGACGTATGCGTTGCCGATTCTCGAGGAACTGCGTGTCCCGGCGACGTTGTTTTTGGCCACCGCCTATCTCGACAGCGAAGTTCCCTTTCCGTTTGATAATTGGATTGATCAGCCCGACGCATCGGTACCTGAGGAAATATGGAAACCGATGACGCTGCAGCAGTGTCGTCAATTTCAAGATTCGTCGCTGATCGAGCTCGGTTGTCATACGCACACCCATGCTGATTTTCGTAACAACGTCGAAGACCTCGACCAGGAAATACGTCAATGCAATGCGATACTTCGGCGTGAGTTCGGGGTTGAATCGCCTCCCTATGCTTATCCGTTTGGAGTTAGCAAGATTGGTTTTGCGACGAAACAGATGGGCGAGATCGCGCGGGCGGCTGGGTGCAGCAGTGCGTTTCGAATTGACAATGACGTGGTGACCAAAGATGACGACTTGTACTTCATGCCTCGATTTGATGTTGCATGCGGAGATACCGGGGCGAGCATCGCGGGCAAATTGGATGGATGGTCCAAGCGAATTCGGTCCGTTTGGCGACGTGTCCAATCCGTAAGGGGCAAGTCATGA